A stretch of Coffea eugenioides isolate CCC68of unplaced genomic scaffold, Ceug_1.0 ScVebR1_14;HRSCAF=71, whole genome shotgun sequence DNA encodes these proteins:
- the LOC113755462 gene encoding uncharacterized protein LOC113755462, protein MVPPPTYPYGMPAWYNPQAVCAYHSGAPGHSTLDCKALKHKVQDMIEAGEIVIRKREAQGPNVNRNPLPEHANTIGVILDDAEYEEQVQKLARKAEVFGVTEPFVIEDEPFEEDKRPFILDLTPAESKALEPVVVEFPEQEPVLSLKRVPWNYNEPVTQIGRKSTAKEEVSVVTRSGRVASPFGAPVPIQANNSEPPAKPTITEKEALDFLKRLQRSEYNVVEKLSKSPAQISMLDLLFSSDVHRDALLEVLTKAQIPKDISVANFSHMVGNVLFTKQIIFFDDELPAEGIGHNKALYIAVRCNGKILPKVLIDNGSALNTCPWSTLKKLGLQDIKLRPSGTIVRGFDGAQREPIGEVDLVIEMGPAQFQIACQVMHFPSVYNVLLGRLWIHKSGAVLSSLHQLLKFIVNDKLITIFAEEDCLVIADSGSEEDGSQNATVTPHSIADIVSVSWIKKGGTSSVKGQCHDGQGNDTWRI, encoded by the coding sequence ATggtaccccctcctacctatCCATATGGCATGCCCGCTTGGTATAACCCGcaagctgtctgtgcttatcattcgGGGGCACCCGGACATTCAACTTTGGATTGCAAGGCTCTTAAGCATAAAgttcaagatatgattgaagcTGGAGAGATTGTAATTAGAAAAAGGGAGGCACAAGGCCCGAATGTAAATAGGAACCCCTTGCCTGAACACGCTAATACCATTGGGGTCATTCTGGATGACGCAGAGTATGAGGAGCAAGTCCAGAAATTGGCGAGGAAAGCTGAGGTGTTTGGGGTCACAGAACCATTTGTAATAGAAGATGAACCATTTGAGGAGGATAAAAGACCTTTTATTCTGGATCTCACTCCAGCTGAAAGCAAGGCTTTGGAGCCAGTGGTCGTTGAATTCCCAGAGCAGGAGCCTGTTCTAAGTTTGAAGCGAGTGCCGTGGAACTACAATGAACCTGTTACACAAATTGGAAGAAAGTCAACTGCCAAAGAAGAGGTGTCAGTGGTCACCAGATCTGGGAGGGTCGCAAGTCCGTTTGGAGCTCCCGTTCCGATTCAAGCAAACAACTCCGAGCCGCCCGCTAAACCGACAATTACTGAGAAGGAAGCCTTGGATTTTCTCAAAAGGCTCCAAAGAAGTGAATATAATGTGGTTGAGAAGCTGAGCAAGTCACCCGCCCAAATATCCATGTTGGATCTGTTATTTTCTTCGGATGTACATAGGGACGCATTGCTCGAAGTATTGAccaaagctcaaatccctaaggACATTTCGGTTGCTAATTTCTCACACATGGTTGGGAACGTgttgtttacaaaacaaatcatTTTTTTCGATGACGAGTTACCggcggaaggcattggacataacaaaGCCCTGTACATAGCTGTGAGGTGCAATGGGAAAATTTTGCCGAAGGTGCTGATTGACAATGGATCTGCGCTTAATACCTGTCCCTGGAGTACCTTGAAAAAGCTAGGATTGCAAGATAtcaagctgaggccttcagggaccattgttagaggttttgatggagcacaaAGAGAGCCTATAGGAGAAGTGGATTTAGTCATCGAAATGGGGCCCGCACAGTTCCAAATAGCTtgccaagtcatgcactttcctagtgtttacaaTGTTTTGCTTGGAAGGCTGTGGATTCATAAGTCTGGAGCTGTGCtttcttcattgcatcaatTGCTGAAGTTCATAGTAAATGACAAGTTGATAACTATTTTTGCCGAGGAGGATTGCCTCGTGATTGCTGATTCTGGGTCCGAAGAAGATGGTAGCCAAAACGCCACAGTGACCCCTCATAGTATAGCCGATATCGTCTCCGTAAGCTGGATAAAAAAAGGAGGAACAAGCTCTGTCAaaggccagtgtcatgatggccAAGGAAATGATACGTGGAGAATATGA